The following coding sequences lie in one Prevotella sp. oral taxon 299 str. F0039 genomic window:
- a CDS encoding putative zinc-binding metallopeptidase has protein sequence MKYRYLLIAVLFTLAGSFVSCSKDNLDSTSIFPETQPKLDKFETWMENNYTLPYNVDMQYKLNDIETEGKHNLVPADSAKSAKLAIITKYMWFDAYNEVAGQNFVKLNSPRVVMLVGSPAFNSDGTETLATAEGGYKVTLYRVNELTKATIYNYNWLNFYFFHTMHHEFTHILNQKKPYDESFDKITPTTYVSGEWYQLGEEECLKEGYISNYARSEPREDFAELLSFYVTDSPQKWNDRLQRAGTKGASLINQKIALIKSYMKNSWNIDIDDLRDVVLRRGKDLRKIDLEHLN, from the coding sequence ATGAAATATAGATATTTATTAATTGCTGTATTATTTACATTAGCAGGCTCGTTTGTTTCATGCTCAAAAGACAATCTTGATAGTACTTCTATCTTCCCAGAAACTCAACCTAAGCTTGACAAATTTGAGACATGGATGGAAAATAATTATACACTCCCTTATAATGTCGATATGCAATATAAGCTAAATGACATCGAAACAGAAGGAAAGCACAATCTTGTACCAGCCGATTCTGCTAAATCTGCTAAGCTAGCAATAATCACTAAATACATGTGGTTCGATGCTTACAATGAAGTTGCAGGGCAAAATTTTGTTAAACTAAATAGTCCTCGTGTTGTAATGCTTGTGGGTTCTCCCGCTTTTAACTCTGATGGCACAGAAACATTGGCTACAGCTGAAGGTGGATACAAGGTTACTTTATATAGAGTAAACGAGCTAACAAAAGCAACCATCTATAATTACAATTGGTTAAACTTCTATTTCTTCCACACAATGCACCACGAGTTCACTCACATTCTTAATCAAAAGAAACCATATGATGAATCTTTTGATAAGATAACACCTACAACTTACGTCAGTGGCGAATGGTATCAATTGGGAGAAGAGGAATGCTTAAAAGAAGGATATATTAGTAATTATGCAAGAAGCGAACCACGAGAAGACTTTGCAGAGTTGCTTTCTTTCTACGTAACAGATAGTCCCCAAAAATGGAATGATCGCCTACAACGTGCGGGAACCAAAGGTGCAAGCCTAATAAATCAAAAGATAGCACTTATTAAAAGTTATATGAAAAACTCATGGAACATCGATATTGATGATTTAAGAGATGTTGTTCTTCGTAGAGGAAAAGACTTAAGAAAAATTGATTTAGAACATTTAAACTAG
- a CDS encoding RagB/SusD family nutrient uptake outer membrane protein, which produces MKYTYISLLFAAATTLLGACTDKLDMLPDNRMTLKTPSDVSRLLVSAYPGTHNAYMLELYSDNTDELINPSWTAYDSFQEQIYNWEDNIDFGFGDDPKMQFDGFWNSVATANQAIEFIETASNKNAYNQQLGEAYLCRAYSVFQLTNTFCEAYTPERADKALGMPYPTTPENEIGKHYERGTIGETYKKIEEDLLKGLALVGNNYSQPKYHFTPEAGNAFAARFFLYYQKYDKAIEYATKVLTANPENKLRNWKTWNKIAANDQWQPDAYIDASEKANLLLISAYSAQGFIAGPGNVGSRYVHGSVLSNTETLRAAGPWGRGSSLGYSLWYNNSTDKVILRKIPFFFGSSDQTGNQGSPYSTYSVFNTDETLMVRAEAYVLSGQYEKALADLNTELKAFSNTPVTLTLQKIKDFYSSISYYTPTRPTPKKKFHTNFTIEGTTQEPLLQAILQLKRLITMHEGLRMQDVKRYGITIYRRSIDTNNTINPATDSITVDDPRTAIQIPQEARVAGFQANPRNKK; this is translated from the coding sequence ATGAAATATACATATATATCATTATTATTTGCAGCTGCAACGACTCTTTTAGGGGCTTGTACTGACAAGTTAGACATGCTACCTGATAATCGTATGACTCTAAAAACACCATCAGACGTGAGTCGTTTGCTCGTAAGTGCCTACCCAGGTACACACAATGCATATATGCTAGAGTTGTATTCAGACAATACCGATGAACTAATTAACCCTTCTTGGACTGCTTATGATAGTTTTCAAGAGCAAATTTATAATTGGGAAGACAATATAGACTTTGGCTTCGGAGATGATCCTAAAATGCAATTTGATGGGTTTTGGAATAGTGTTGCCACTGCAAACCAAGCAATAGAGTTCATTGAAACTGCTTCAAACAAGAATGCATACAACCAACAATTAGGTGAAGCTTATCTCTGTAGAGCTTATTCTGTATTTCAATTAACAAATACTTTCTGTGAAGCCTACACCCCTGAACGTGCAGATAAGGCTTTAGGTATGCCTTATCCAACCACACCTGAAAATGAGATAGGAAAACATTACGAGCGTGGAACTATCGGAGAAACTTATAAAAAGATTGAAGAAGATTTGCTTAAAGGCTTAGCTTTGGTTGGAAATAATTATAGTCAACCTAAATATCACTTCACTCCTGAGGCTGGAAATGCCTTTGCTGCTCGTTTCTTTCTATATTATCAAAAATATGATAAAGCGATTGAATATGCAACAAAGGTTCTAACTGCAAATCCAGAGAACAAGCTTCGTAACTGGAAAACATGGAATAAGATTGCAGCAAACGATCAATGGCAACCCGATGCATATATCGATGCTAGCGAAAAAGCTAACTTACTACTCATTTCTGCCTATAGTGCCCAAGGCTTTATAGCAGGTCCTGGCAATGTTGGTTCACGTTATGTACATGGAAGTGTGTTATCAAATACAGAAACTTTAAGAGCAGCAGGTCCATGGGGACGTGGTTCTTCATTGGGTTATTCTCTATGGTACAATAACTCTACCGATAAAGTTATATTGAGAAAGATACCTTTCTTCTTTGGTTCTTCAGATCAAACAGGAAATCAAGGAAGTCCTTATTCTACCTATTCTGTATTTAATACTGACGAAACCCTTATGGTAAGAGCTGAGGCTTACGTTCTTTCAGGACAATACGAGAAAGCTCTTGCAGACTTAAATACAGAGTTAAAGGCATTCTCTAATACTCCTGTCACATTGACTTTGCAAAAAATTAAGGACTTCTATAGTTCAATTTCGTACTACACTCCAACGAGACCAACTCCTAAAAAGAAGTTCCATACAAACTTTACTATCGAAGGAACAACACAGGAGCCATTACTTCAAGCTATTCTTCAGCTTAAACGTCTCATTACAATGCATGAAGGTTTACGTATGCAAGATGTCAAACGATATGGTATAACTATTTATCGTAGATCAATAGACACAAATAATACTATTAATCCTGCTACAGATTCAATCACGGTAGATGATCCACGAACAGCTATTCAAATTCCACAAGAGGCTAGAGTTGCAGGCTTTCAAGCGAATCCAAGAAATAAAAAATAA
- a CDS encoding SusC/RagA family TonB-linked outer membrane protein, with product MKKRLTMFLVGIFLCLGSALAQTKVSGVVIGATDNEPVIGATVTVAGTKIATVTDMDGKFSLSVNESNPKVTISYIGMVTQTLKGTTNMKVLLKSDAQVLSDVVVTGLTKTDRRLFTGATDKVDASKARLNGVADISRSLEGQAAGVSVQNVSGTFGSAPKIRVRGATSIYGSSKPLWVVDGVIMEDVSNVGADDLASGNPETLISSAIAGLNSDDIESFQILKDGSATSIYGARAMAGVIVVTTKKGKQGQAHFNYTGEFTSRLVPSYSNFDILNSQDQMGIYRELKDKGWLNYSDVLNGKDYGVYGKMYELINTYDPATQQFKLAHTTLAQNQYLREAEYRNTDWFSLLFSPAIMQNHSVSMNGGTAKSNYYASMSAMLDPGWYKQSKVNRYTANFNVTHQILNNLSLNVIGGASYRKQRAPGSLEREVDAVNGTVVRDFDINPYSYALNTSRALDPNETYVLNYAPFNIFHELNNNYIDLNVLDAKFQFELKYKPIKDLELAALGAFKYATTSQEHKVFDTSNQAEAYRAMPNAIIRDKNYLLYTDPDKQYSKPYTILPNGGIYHKGENRMSDYDFRVTANYNHTFNKAHIVNLFGGMETTEINRTRTFFEGWGMQFDAGETPFYVYDLFKRQIERSEVYYTLNNTHSFSQAFFANATYSYKGKYVANGTYRYEGSNQMGRSKQARWMSTWNVSGSWNVHEEKWFDKLKPLSHLTLRTSYSLTGTPPATTFSNPVPQLRSTTPYRRFASIKEPAIEIYKLGNSSLTYEKKNELNFGVDLGLLHDRLNVTFDVYTRNNFDEMGYTITEGIGGEVERAGNIAQLHSNGMELSVSSTNIKTKDFSWVTSFIYSYTNTEITKLHNYASVRQLVNGSGFALKGYPVRSLFSVPFVGLTEEGLPMFLNENNEVTTTNINLQERQKLDFLKYEGPTDPIYTGSLGNVFSYKGFHLNVFMTYSFGNVLRLDPVFKAAYNDLSSMTKVFRNRWMRGGDELTTNVPTIIDRYRNKKTNNIERAYSAYNLSNVRVAKGDFIRLKEVSLTYDFPKAWLSSTPINNLSLKLQATNLCLLYADSKLNGQDPEFFNAGGVASPMPKQFTLTVKVGL from the coding sequence ATGAAGAAAAGACTAACTATGTTTTTAGTTGGCATATTCCTTTGCTTAGGAAGTGCTTTAGCTCAAACTAAAGTCTCTGGAGTAGTTATTGGTGCTACTGATAACGAGCCTGTTATTGGTGCAACTGTTACAGTTGCAGGCACAAAAATAGCTACAGTGACCGACATGGATGGAAAGTTTTCGCTTTCAGTGAATGAAAGTAATCCAAAAGTAACTATTAGTTATATTGGTATGGTTACTCAAACTCTTAAAGGAACCACCAATATGAAAGTGTTATTGAAAAGCGATGCACAAGTATTATCAGACGTTGTGGTAACTGGTTTAACTAAAACCGACAGACGTTTGTTTACTGGTGCTACCGATAAAGTAGATGCTTCGAAAGCACGTTTGAATGGTGTTGCAGACATTAGTCGTTCTCTTGAAGGACAAGCAGCAGGTGTTTCAGTTCAGAATGTTAGTGGTACATTTGGTTCTGCACCTAAAATTCGTGTTCGTGGAGCAACCTCTATTTATGGTAGTTCTAAACCTCTTTGGGTAGTAGATGGTGTTATTATGGAAGATGTTTCTAACGTAGGAGCAGACGATTTGGCTTCTGGTAATCCCGAAACACTTATCAGTTCTGCTATTGCAGGCTTGAACTCTGATGATATTGAGAGCTTCCAAATCCTTAAAGACGGTTCTGCTACATCTATATATGGTGCTCGTGCCATGGCAGGTGTGATTGTTGTAACTACTAAAAAGGGTAAACAAGGACAAGCACATTTTAACTATACAGGTGAATTTACATCTCGTTTAGTTCCTTCTTATTCTAACTTTGATATATTGAATTCACAAGATCAAATGGGTATCTATCGTGAATTAAAAGATAAGGGTTGGTTAAATTATTCTGATGTGTTGAATGGTAAGGACTATGGAGTGTATGGTAAGATGTACGAACTCATCAACACTTACGATCCAGCAACACAGCAATTTAAGTTAGCTCATACCACTTTAGCGCAGAATCAATATCTTCGTGAAGCAGAATATCGCAATACCGACTGGTTCTCATTGCTTTTCTCGCCTGCAATTATGCAAAACCACTCTGTTAGTATGAATGGTGGTACTGCAAAATCAAATTACTATGCCTCAATGAGTGCAATGCTCGATCCAGGATGGTACAAGCAAAGTAAGGTAAATAGATACACTGCAAACTTTAATGTTACGCATCAAATATTAAACAACCTTTCATTAAACGTAATTGGTGGTGCTTCTTATCGTAAGCAAAGAGCACCAGGTTCACTTGAAAGAGAAGTTGACGCAGTGAATGGAACTGTTGTTCGTGATTTCGATATTAACCCCTATTCGTATGCTTTAAATACATCAAGAGCACTCGATCCAAATGAGACATACGTTCTAAACTATGCTCCTTTCAATATTTTCCACGAATTAAATAACAACTATATCGACCTTAATGTGCTCGATGCGAAATTCCAATTCGAGTTAAAATATAAGCCTATTAAAGACCTAGAACTTGCTGCCCTTGGTGCATTTAAATATGCAACAACATCGCAAGAACATAAAGTTTTTGATACATCTAACCAAGCAGAGGCATATAGAGCAATGCCTAATGCTATCATTCGTGACAAAAATTACTTGCTTTACACCGACCCCGACAAGCAATATAGTAAGCCTTACACAATATTACCTAATGGTGGTATCTATCATAAGGGTGAAAATAGAATGAGTGATTACGACTTCCGTGTTACTGCAAACTATAACCACACTTTCAACAAGGCACATATCGTGAATTTATTCGGTGGTATGGAAACCACAGAAATAAATAGAACAAGAACTTTCTTTGAAGGTTGGGGTATGCAATTCGATGCTGGTGAAACTCCATTCTATGTGTATGACTTATTCAAACGACAAATAGAAAGATCTGAAGTGTATTACACTCTTAATAATACACATTCATTTAGTCAGGCTTTCTTTGCTAATGCAACCTACTCATATAAAGGAAAATACGTTGCTAATGGAACGTATCGCTATGAAGGCTCAAACCAAATGGGACGTAGTAAACAGGCCCGTTGGATGTCTACTTGGAACGTTTCGGGATCTTGGAACGTTCACGAAGAAAAGTGGTTCGACAAACTTAAGCCACTATCTCACTTGACATTACGTACTTCTTATAGTTTAACTGGAACACCACCAGCAACTACATTCTCTAATCCTGTTCCTCAATTAAGGTCTACAACACCTTATCGTAGATTTGCTTCAATTAAAGAACCTGCGATAGAAATCTATAAATTAGGTAATAGTAGCTTGACTTATGAGAAAAAGAATGAGTTAAACTTTGGTGTGGATCTTGGTTTATTACATGACCGCTTGAATGTTACTTTCGACGTTTATACCCGTAATAACTTTGATGAAATGGGCTATACAATTACCGAAGGTATTGGAGGAGAAGTGGAAAGAGCTGGAAATATTGCACAGCTCCATTCTAATGGTATGGAACTTAGCGTTTCTTCGACAAACATTAAAACCAAAGATTTCTCTTGGGTAACCAGTTTTATCTACTCATATACCAACACTGAGATTACAAAGCTACACAACTATGCATCTGTTAGACAGCTTGTAAATGGTAGTGGATTTGCATTAAAAGGCTATCCTGTGCGCTCTTTATTCTCAGTTCCTTTCGTAGGACTAACAGAAGAGGGGCTTCCTATGTTCCTAAACGAGAATAATGAAGTTACAACAACAAACATTAACCTTCAAGAACGTCAGAAATTAGATTTCTTAAAATATGAAGGTCCAACCGATCCAATATACACAGGATCACTAGGAAATGTATTCTCTTATAAAGGATTCCATCTAAATGTCTTCATGACTTACTCATTTGGAAACGTACTTCGATTAGATCCCGTATTCAAAGCGGCTTATAACGACCTATCTTCAATGACAAAAGTCTTTAGAAATAGATGGATGAGGGGCGGTGATGAATTAACAACCAATGTGCCAACCATCATAGATAGATACAGAAACAAGAAAACAAACAACATAGAAAGAGCGTATAGTGCTTATAACTTATCTAACGTTCGTGTTGCAAAGGGTGATTTCATTCGTCTAAAAGAGGTTTCTCTTACCTATGATTTCCCTAAAGCTTGGTTATCTAGCACACCTATTAATAACTTATCGCTCAAGCTTCAAGCAACCAACTTGTGCTTATTATATGCTGATAGCAAGCTAAACGGACAAGACCCTGAGTTCTTTAACGCTGGTGGAGTGGCTTCTCCTATGCCAAAACAATTTACTCTAACAGTTAAGGTTGGACTATAA
- a CDS encoding cytochrome c biogenesis protein CcdA has protein sequence MKKTISMALLLLIAIFANAQMANPVKSSSQLKMGKGAEAEMLFTLTIEPHWHVYSTNLGSGGPTEAALKFDKKDGIELVGGLKAVGKEISNFDQMFGMNLRYFENHVTFVQKIKFTKPEYTIDAFLEYGACSDKMCMPPSEVTLKKNGKAPVTATADAAKDVKKNENEIEKEAETPEVVSSLPTDSVTSAKVDTTSSVASGDLWTPVVKELQAKDGVSDIANQSVLYIFIMGFLGGLLALFTPCVWPIIPMTVSFFLKRNKDKSKGLRDAITYGISIVVIYVTLGLVITSIFGASRLNDLATNAVFNIVFCALLVVFALSFFGWFEIKLPEKWANSVDNKANNTSGLISIFLMAFTLSLVSFSCTGPIIGFLLVQVSTTNSITAPAIGMFGFALALALPFTLFALFPSWLKQAPKSGNWMNTIKVTLGFIELAFALKFFSVADLAYGWHLLDREVFLAIWIVIFGMLGLYLIGKLKFPSDLVNGEDKAMPVPAIALGMVSLAFTVYLVPGLWGAPVKAVGAFAPPINTQDFNLDSKQVHAAYKDYEEGMAAAKQLGKPVMIDFTGFGCVNCRKMEASVWSDPQVATKLTNDYVLISLFVDDKTPLKEPIVVTENGQERKLRTIGDKWSYLQRVKFGSNTQPQYVGLDHNGHPITGSYSYKEDVPAYLDFLDKGLATFRKAQQ, from the coding sequence ATGAAAAAAACTATCTCTATGGCGTTATTATTGCTTATTGCGATATTCGCTAATGCACAGATGGCAAATCCAGTGAAGTCTTCTTCACAGTTAAAAATGGGTAAGGGAGCCGAAGCCGAAATGCTTTTTACTCTTACAATTGAGCCTCATTGGCACGTTTATTCAACAAACTTGGGGTCTGGAGGACCAACAGAAGCTGCCTTGAAGTTTGACAAAAAAGATGGTATTGAGCTTGTAGGTGGCTTGAAAGCAGTCGGAAAAGAAATCAGTAACTTTGATCAGATGTTCGGAATGAACCTTCGCTATTTCGAAAATCATGTAACCTTCGTTCAGAAAATCAAATTTACTAAGCCTGAATACACCATCGATGCTTTCTTAGAGTATGGTGCATGTAGCGATAAAATGTGTATGCCACCTTCTGAAGTAACATTGAAGAAGAATGGGAAAGCACCCGTTACGGCAACTGCAGACGCTGCAAAAGACGTAAAAAAAAACGAAAATGAAATAGAAAAAGAGGCAGAAACACCTGAGGTTGTAAGCTCTTTGCCCACCGATAGTGTTACTTCTGCAAAGGTTGATACCACATCGAGCGTAGCAAGTGGAGACCTTTGGACTCCCGTTGTGAAAGAACTTCAGGCAAAAGACGGCGTTAGCGATATTGCTAACCAATCTGTTTTGTACATCTTTATCATGGGATTTTTAGGCGGATTGTTGGCACTTTTTACACCATGTGTATGGCCAATTATCCCCATGACCGTTAGCTTCTTCCTTAAAAGAAACAAAGATAAAAGCAAAGGATTGCGTGATGCAATAACCTATGGTATATCTATTGTGGTGATTTATGTCACATTAGGCTTGGTTATTACATCTATATTTGGTGCAAGTAGATTAAATGATCTGGCAACAAATGCGGTATTTAATATTGTGTTCTGTGCCCTTTTAGTGGTCTTTGCACTATCTTTCTTTGGCTGGTTCGAGATAAAACTTCCCGAAAAATGGGCAAATTCAGTAGATAATAAAGCCAACAACACAAGTGGATTGATATCTATCTTCCTCATGGCTTTCACCCTTTCACTGGTAAGTTTCTCTTGTACAGGTCCTATTATCGGCTTTCTTTTGGTACAAGTAAGTACAACCAACAGCATAACCGCACCCGCAATAGGTATGTTTGGTTTTGCACTTGCACTTGCATTGCCCTTCACTTTGTTTGCATTGTTCCCCTCTTGGCTCAAACAAGCACCCAAATCAGGTAACTGGATGAATACCATTAAAGTTACATTGGGTTTCATTGAGCTAGCATTTGCATTGAAATTCTTCTCAGTTGCCGACCTTGCTTATGGCTGGCACCTATTAGATCGTGAGGTATTTCTTGCTATTTGGATCGTAATATTTGGTATGTTAGGTCTTTATCTCATTGGAAAACTCAAGTTCCCAAGCGACCTTGTGAATGGAGAAGATAAGGCAATGCCCGTTCCTGCGATAGCTCTTGGTATGGTATCTCTTGCCTTTACCGTTTATCTAGTGCCAGGATTGTGGGGCGCACCCGTTAAAGCTGTAGGTGCTTTTGCGCCTCCTATCAATACACAAGACTTCAACTTAGATTCTAAACAGGTACACGCTGCATACAAAGACTATGAAGAAGGAATGGCAGCAGCTAAGCAATTGGGTAAGCCAGTGATGATAGATTTCACAGGATTTGGTTGCGTTAACTGCCGTAAAATGGAGGCTTCGGTATGGAGCGACCCACAAGTTGCAACTAAGTTAACTAACGATTATGTTCTAATATCTCTCTTTGTAGACGATAAAACACCACTTAAAGAACCTATTGTCGTTACAGAAAACGGACAAGAGCGCAAACTTCGCACTATAGGAGATAAGTGGAGCTATCTTCAAAGAGTTAAGTTTGGTTCGAACACTCAACCTCAATATGTTGGACTCGACCACAACGGACACCCCATTACTGGCTCTTATAGCTATAAAGAAGATGTTCCTGCCTACTTAGATTTCCTTGATAAGGGTCTTGCAACCTTTAGAAAAGCGCAACAATAA
- a CDS encoding serine dehydratase subunit alpha family protein, translating to MINAETRAQIISLINKEVVPAVGCTEPMAVALCAAKAAEVLGCRPQKVRAQLSANILKNAMGVGIPGTGMIGLPIAIALGTLIGKSEYQLEVIKDLTPETLEEGKAFIKEQRITILRKSNIEEKLYIEVESSTETSKVTVIISCAHTNIVYIEKDGEVLLDNRTARSETCEQKDISLNLQLVYDFATTAPVGEIDFILKAKDYNLKAAEDSLKGNYGHCLGKTMNRPLSHGIFGDSIYSHVIAKTASACDARMGGAMIPVMSNSGSGNQGICATNPVVVYALENKNTEEELVRALILSHLTAIYIKQSLGKLSALCGCVVASIGSSCGITYLMGGDYDKICHSVKNMIANLAGMLCDGAKPGCSLKISSGVSTALLSAVLSMEGRFVTAAEGIVDDDVDKSIRNLTSIGANAMNLTDEMVLNIMVSKNGC from the coding sequence ATGATTAATGCAGAAACAAGAGCACAGATTATAAGTCTTATTAATAAAGAAGTTGTGCCTGCAGTGGGCTGTACTGAGCCTATGGCTGTGGCATTGTGTGCTGCAAAAGCAGCCGAAGTGTTGGGCTGTAGACCACAAAAAGTGAGAGCACAGCTAAGCGCAAATATCCTAAAAAACGCCATGGGAGTGGGTATTCCTGGAACAGGTATGATTGGATTGCCTATCGCAATTGCCTTAGGTACATTGATAGGAAAGAGCGAATATCAGTTAGAAGTGATTAAAGACCTTACGCCTGAAACTTTAGAAGAGGGAAAAGCCTTTATTAAAGAGCAACGAATAACGATATTAAGGAAGAGCAATATAGAAGAAAAACTATATATAGAAGTAGAGAGTTCTACCGAAACAAGTAAGGTAACAGTCATCATTTCTTGCGCACATACAAATATTGTGTACATCGAAAAAGATGGAGAAGTGTTGTTAGATAATCGCACAGCTCGTTCAGAAACATGTGAACAAAAAGATATTTCGCTTAATTTGCAGTTGGTTTACGACTTTGCAACCACTGCTCCAGTGGGTGAAATAGACTTTATTCTCAAAGCTAAAGACTATAATTTAAAGGCTGCAGAAGATTCGTTAAAAGGCAACTACGGACATTGTTTGGGTAAAACAATGAACCGTCCGCTATCTCATGGAATCTTTGGAGATAGCATTTATTCGCACGTTATCGCCAAAACAGCGTCGGCATGTGATGCTCGTATGGGTGGAGCAATGATACCAGTGATGAGTAATTCGGGTTCAGGAAACCAAGGAATATGTGCCACTAACCCTGTGGTTGTATATGCTTTAGAGAACAAAAACACCGAAGAAGAATTGGTGAGAGCCTTAATATTGAGCCATTTAACCGCCATTTACATCAAACAAAGCCTTGGAAAGCTTTCTGCATTGTGTGGTTGTGTGGTAGCTTCGATAGGTAGTAGTTGTGGAATAACCTACTTGATGGGAGGCGATTATGATAAGATTTGCCACTCAGTGAAGAACATGATAGCCAATTTAGCAGGTATGTTGTGCGACGGAGCCAAGCCAGGTTGTTCGTTAAAGATTAGCTCTGGCGTTTCAACCGCATTGCTATCGGCAGTGTTATCAATGGAAGGACGTTTCGTTACCGCAGCCGAAGGTATTGTAGATGATGATGTAGATAAATCGATTCGCAACCTAACTAGTATCGGAGCCAATGCAATGAACCTCACAGACGAGATGGTTCTAAATATTATGGTGAGCAAAAATGGCTGCTAA